TTTGTGGCTGGTATATAAAATGGCTTTTTTAGTATATCATCAATTTTTTCTATGTTTTTTTTGTGCAATATATCCCTGTAATGAACATATCCGATAATATTATCCACTCTTTTATCATAAACGGGTATCCTAGAAAATCGGGTTTTCTCCACTAAGGAAACCAGCTGTCTAATACTCTTCCTCTTCTCAATAGATACAATGTCTATTGTAGGAGTCATTACCTCTTCAGCGGTTATCTTTTTAAAGGAAAGGATCTCTGACACAAAGGCTTGATGATCATTGGTTATTATCCCCTCCCTCTCCCCCAGTTTGAATAATAGACCTATTTCATCCCTTGAGCCAATGATAGAGGATCTTGACTTATCAAGATTAAATATCTGTTGTAATCTTTTGGAGAAGAATAATGAAGTTGAAACAGCGGGTTTTAGAATTATAATCAATATTGAGATTAAATAGGATAAAGTCATTAAATAGGATTCCGCTTTTGATCGTGCAACTATTTTTGGAACAATCTCGCAGAAGATTAGAAAAATGATGGTCTGAATAGTCGTTATTATAAACAGCTCATATTCACCAAACAGGAATGACTTCGTCGCAATAAATGTAATAAAGGATGTAGCCGAGATATTTGAGATATTATTGCCAATGAGTATCATTCCAAGGGCTTCATCTTTATTCTTAAGAATATTTAAGGCCCTCTCCGCTTTCCTATCACCCTTTTGTGAAATGGTATTCAACTTGATGCTATTTGCAGAGATAATTGATGTTTCAGCCCCGGAAAAGAAGGCTGAACATAATATTAAGATAAAGATTAATATCTCATATAAAAGGTTTTCCATAATAATCAGTAAGCCTCTATTTGAAGAGAATTAGCGATGCATTCCAAGCTCTTAGTGAAAAATATTCTTTATCCAGTTAATATTCACCCTCTCTCCCTGGGAATTAATTCTATAGATTCAATCCTATTCTTTTTTATATTTCTTATTTTAAAGACATGTCTCTCTGTTATAAGCTTTTCTTTTCTCTTGGGGAAGTATCCAAGCTTTTCAATTATATAGCCTCCAATAGTTTCTGAATCTGTGCTTTCAATATTATCACTAAAACTAAAATTAAAATCATCAATCTGCATATCGCCGGAGATAATGCAGGTCTCATCATCTAGTTGTCTTATATCTGATTTCCTTGCCTTATCTCCTAATGTAAAGTCCCTTCCCATCAACTCCGATATAATAGACGAAAGGGTCACTACACCAGCCGTTCCACCATATTCATCTATAACAATTGCGATCTGAATCTTTTTCATTAGAAACTCCTTTAATAGCTCGCCCAACTCTTTTGACGCAGGATAGTGATATATATTATGAATAAGCTTGTTAATATTCTTCGCCTTTTTATAACCCCTTACATAAGGAACAAGCTCTCTGGAATCCAATACTCCTACAATATTATCGCGATCCTCCTTGAAAACCGGAGCTCTGACAACACCGGCTTCAAGAAAGATTTTTACAGCCTCTTCGATGGTCGCATTAAATGGAATAAAAACAGCTATATTTCTTGGTATCATCACATTCAGGGCGTCTTTTTTTGAGAAGCGGAGAACATTTTGTATAAAGGTAAATTCCTCCTTGCTTATCACTCTTCTCATCTCACCAATCCTTATCGCCATATCCAATTCTTCTTCTGTGATCATTTTTTCTTTTTCCAATTCAAGGTTGAGCATCTTTATTATGCCATTGGTTATTACAAGTAATAATTCTCGTAGAGGCATAAGTATTTTGTGAAAACCGTTTAGAATTGGTATTGCCATTTTGGAGAGTGATTCATAATTATTCATAGAGATGATTTTTGGTGAAATTTCACAAAAAATGATCACAATTATGGAAACTATTGCAATGGAAATAAAATGGCCGTACCCGCTCCATACATTTAATAGCAATTTTGTGGATATCGCTGAGAGAACGATATTAACAAAGAGATTTCCTACCAGAATGGTAATTAATATTTTTTCAGGGGCGCTCATTATTCCTGAAAGGATTCTCTCCCTCTTGCTAAGGGATATGGAGAATTTATGAAGG
This genomic window from Spirochaetota bacterium contains:
- a CDS encoding hemolysin family protein; the encoded protein is MENLLYEILIFILILCSAFFSGAETSIISANSIKLNTISQKGDRKAERALNILKNKDEALGMILIGNNISNISATSFITFIATKSFLFGEYELFIITTIQTIIFLIFCEIVPKIVARSKAESYLMTLSYLISILIIILKPAVSTSLFFSKRLQQIFNLDKSRSSIIGSRDEIGLLFKLGEREGIITNDHQAFVSEILSFKKITAEEVMTPTIDIVSIEKRKSIRQLVSLVEKTRFSRIPVYDKRVDNIIGYVHYRDILHKKNIEKIDDILKKPFYIPATKRISELLPEILESKTHLAFVVNEFGAVEGLVTKEDIAEEIVGEIQTRDHPDEELIKKISDKKYILSGSLDIDYFQKVFGIDIDKKGFETIAGFINYFSGKIPGKGDRIEYNGYTFIVDEATEKSVEKILLIMKDV
- a CDS encoding hemolysin family protein — its product is MDSNLFDLIILIIFTLLSAFFSGSETALFSLTKSNLHKFSISLSKRERILSGIMSAPEKILITILVGNLFVNIVLSAISTKLLLNVWSGYGHFISIAIVSIIVIIFCEISPKIISMNNYESLSKMAIPILNGFHKILMPLRELLLVITNGIIKMLNLELEKEKMITEEELDMAIRIGEMRRVISKEEFTFIQNVLRFSKKDALNVMIPRNIAVFIPFNATIEEAVKIFLEAGVVRAPVFKEDRDNIVGVLDSRELVPYVRGYKKAKNINKLIHNIYHYPASKELGELLKEFLMKKIQIAIVIDEYGGTAGVVTLSSIISELMGRDFTLGDKARKSDIRQLDDETCIISGDMQIDDFNFSFSDNIESTDSETIGGYIIEKLGYFPKRKEKLITERHVFKIRNIKKNRIESIELIPRERG